In Daphnia pulex isolate KAP4 chromosome 7, ASM2113471v1, one genomic interval encodes:
- the LOC124197215 gene encoding GTPase-activating Rap/Ran-GAP domain-like protein 3 isoform X10: MKLSSILFRDRNRSQTTTSNTDNPSAVGFCPPKRDRSKSLCVPHAMPLIRVETCREDGLPAGLPANVQDLLRKRRTSMAVSSSSDLVSRRGAFSRRHYGSVELLPQTETESGGDAMKCRRFRLENGEGVGDRDEVYNSPTTPVLENPEYQTRWYFKYFLGKLHQIYVGTDSEKQPFFISVVLTDSNNQGAPQYKAILWKKTGAQKIYLPHTPGRPLNVKQILSNFQNMDRLEKSPKEVVSPELQKSLLLLEEQEGSVNFKFGVLYAKAGQGSDDEMFSNERGSKEFERFLTILGNKIRLKGWDKYRGGLDVKGDMTGAYSVHTIYEGHEIMFHVSTLLPYSKDNKQQLERKRHIGNDIVNIVFLDGTPEEMAAFSPNCIKSQFTHIFALVTYLPGEDAYRFHIYSEESVPLFGPSLPSPPIFPKVPDFREFLLVKLINGEKAAFNTPIFSQKRERTLDMLIRDMYAEVMTEHRGSLQRRALSEVLPEGGRSSRRREEARQVEFVRVGQALKLDTIVKGDAPTSLANTGLFRRSPWEPQCFYPDFHYEIICGDSWSDNRLILATESGVFVVEEGGTCRMIFDKSVQIKQLTVVEAHGILLVRTDRGRDSRMHVFRLSSFESDACGSEPAAFSRQHMKDQRLERTKGTHLYAVSRLGGSHLRMAVAVGKKILLLQWRHSAAWTAWCPTSDTDTVEGFQYLREFQVSESPLVLTLIDSGNCYSAGGQGENQICVGYRHQFDLINERTSETKRFYNVEGKWAHLVAAIDVYEDEEPELLLCFNNTCHFQKLDETNASSEHDFHWNSVPESIVCAFPYILAFTADSIEVRLVINGNLIQAMVMPRLSLITSKSDVFFATTAPEFFSLRGTRMDHKDSSPPSSPHSSPDGKPFRLYRIQLNNLGAGTAGNCAATPVSTTPIPARNLNRRYLMDDVSASPPPASRGGMSRMARLNSRKDLRIRLEQQGGGGGPGSNPGSPGTSSNSSRGGAGSGTGFSRSCTASPTPGTTSPNAPSSPRSSSSGSPKTRPTQVNTGLGSRKLSLMAEELEGMRHVFLSPPPSPKLFFNINPQNTWEAFK; encoded by the exons TTCGTCATCGTCGGATCTGGTCTCTCGGCGAGGAGCATTCAGCCGGCGTCATTACGGATCAGTGGAACTG CTGCCGCAAACGGAAACGGAGAGCGGAGGAGATGCGATGAAGTGCCGCAGATTTCGACTGGAGAACGGCGAAGGAGTCGGCGACAGAGATGAA gtctACAATTCACCGACCACGCCCGTCCTGGAGAATCCGGAATACCAAACGCGTTGGTATTTCAAATACTTTCTCGGCAAAT TGCACCAGATTTACGTGGGCACCGACAGCGAGAAACAGCCGTTCTTCATCTCTGTCGTCTTGACGGATTCCAACAATCAGGGCGCTCCGCAGTACAAAGCCATCCTGTGGAAGAAAACG GGAGCCCAGAAAATTTATCTTCCGCACACTCCCGGTCGGCCGTTAAATGTCAAACAGATTCTCAG CAATTTCCAAAATATGGACAGACTGGAGAAGAGCCCCAAAGAGGTCGTGTCTCCTGAACTTCAAAAG AGTCTACTCTTGTTAGAAGAGCAAGAAGGATCAGTCAACTTTAAATTCGGCGTCCTCTACGCCAAAGCCGGCCAAGGATCCGACGACGAAATGTTCAGCAATG agcgcGGCAGCAAAGAGTTTGAGCGGTTCCTGACGATCCTGGGCAACAAGATCCGTCTCAAAGGATGGGACAAGTATCGCGGTGGCCTCGACgtcaaag GGGATATGACGGGAGCCTACAGTGTCCACACAATCTACGAAGGGCACGAGATCATGTTTCACGTCTCGACTCTGCTGCCCTACTCCAAGGATAACAAGCAACAA TTGGAAAGGAAGAGACACATTGGTAATGATATCGTCAACATTGTCTTCCTTGACGGAACGCCGGAAGAGATGGCCGCCTTCTCTCCCAACTGCATCAAATCTCAATTCACAC aTATCTTCGCTTTGGTCACGTATTTACCCGGAGAGGACGCGTATCGGTTCCACATTTATTCGGAAGAGTCGGTGCCACTTTTCGGTCCGTCGCTTCCGTCTCCTCCCATCTTCCCCAAAGTGCCCGACTTTCGAGAGTTCCTGCTAGTCAAAC TCATTAATGGCGAGAAGGCAGCTTTCAACACGCCCATCTTCTCACAGAAACGTGAACGGACTCTGGACATGCTCATTAGAGACATGTACGCCGAGGTCATGACGGAACATCGCGGG AGTTTGCAGAGAAGAGCTTTGAGCGAAGTGCTGCCGGAAGGTGGAAGGAGTTCCCGCCGTAGGGAAGAAGCTCGCCAGGTGGAATTCGTTCGGGTCGGCCAAGCCCTGAAACTGGACACAATTGTCAAAGGCGACGCTCCGACGAGTCTGGCTAATACCGGACTATTTCGACGCTCG CCTTGGGAGCCGCAGTGCTTTTATCCGGATTTCCACTACGAAATCATTTGCGGTGACTCGTGGTCCGATAATCGCCTCATCCTGGCCACCGAATCGGGCGTCTTTGTTGTCGAAG AGGGCGGAACATGTCGGATGATTTTCGACAAGTCGGTCCAGATCAAACAGCTGACGGTGGTCGAGGCTCACGGCATCCTTTTGGTGCGGACCGACAGAGGGCGAGACAGCCGGATGCACGTCTTCCGTTTGTCCAGCTTCGAGTCGGACGCCTGCGGCTCGGAGCCGGCCGCTTTCAGCCGGCAACACATGAAGGATCAGCGACTGGAACGAACCAAAGGAACTCATCTCTACGCCGTTTCCAGACTGGGCGGATCTCATCTCCGGATG GCTGTCGCTGTAGGCAAAAAGATCCTTTTACTACAATGGCGTCATTCGGCTGCCTGGACGGCCTGGTGTCCGACCAGTGACACTGACACGGTCGAAGGCTTCCAGTATTTAAGA GAATTCCAGGTGAGCGAATCTCCGCTGGTTTTGACGTTGATTGATTCAGGCAATTGCTACTCGGCCGGCGGCCAAGGAGAGAATCAGATTTGCGTCGGCTATCGACACCAGTTCGATTTGATCAACGAGCGGACCAGCGAGACCAAGAGGTTCTACAACGTCGAAGGCAAATGGGCCCATCTGGTGGCGGCTATCGACGTCTACGAGGACGAAGAACCCGAATTGCTTCTCTGTTTCAata ATACGtgccattttcaaaagttggaTGAGACCAACGCTTCGAGCGAACACGATTTCCACTGGAATTCCGTGCCGGAAAGTATAG TCTGCGCGTTCCCGTACATTTTGGCCTTTACGGCCGACTCGATTGAAGTGCGGCTGGTCATCAATGGCAACCTGATCCAGGCCATGGTCATGCCACGCCTGTCGCTCATTACCTCCAAGAGTGACGTCTTTTTCGCCACAACGGCCCCCGAATTCTTCAGCCTGCGAGGTACACGCATGGATCACAAGGATTCGTCTCCGCCTTCGTCGCCTCACT CTTCGCCGGATGGCAAACCGTTCCGTCTCTATCGGATCCAGTTGAACAATCTCGGGGCTGGAACGGCCGGCAATTGCGCCGCGACGCCCGTGTCCACCACTCCGATTCCGGCTAGAAATCTCAATCGAAGGTACCTAAT gGATGATGTGTCGGCGTCGCCACCTCCGGCCAGTCGAGGTGGAATGTCGCGAATGGCCCGGCTCAACAGCCGCAAAGATTTGCGCATCCGGCTGGAGCAGCAAGGCGGTGGCGGAGGTCCAGGCAGTAATCCAGGAAGCCCCGGCACCAGTTCCAACAGTTCCCGAGGCGGAGCTGGAAGTGGGACGGGATTCAGCCGGAGCTGTACGGCGTCCCCGACGCCCGGCACGACGTCGCCCAACGCCCCGTCGTCGCCGCGCTCGTCGTCTTCCGGTTCGCCGAAAACGCGGCCGACCCAGGTCAACACTGGACTCGGCAGCCGCAAATTGAGCCTGATGGCCGAGGAGCTGGAAGGTATGCGTCACGTCTTTCTGAGCCCACCGCCCAGCCCCAAACTCTTCTTCAACATCAATCCGCAGAATACGTGGGAAGCtttcaaatag